TATAGGTCAGCTCTGACGTTTCCAACTGAAGCCGTTGAATGCAAGTTGTCCCTTCAGGCGGATGCTTTGGTTGTCCAAAAGAAACGTGTGTGGCTCGTACTGAACGCCAACTCCCGCGCGGGGGATTTCCGACAAATTGGCTTATCAGTGGAAAATCTAGATTCCTTCACACGCTAGTAAATGAGGGATTTGTTGAGATGGCATCAAGTAGATGAAGATCTGATACAAAAGTTGCACTGTTCAAAACGAAAAGCATTTGCACAGGAAATGGCGTCATCACATTACCCTCCAAggtgaaaaatttcaggtGGAACACCTTGCTGGATGTTCGTCAGACCACCAACCCTCACTACAGATACATATATGCTGGAAATACTCCGGCTATTATTGACTATACACTTAATCGGCAGATAAGAAAATCTTGATGGCTTTGGTGGTGGCAGCATTTTGAGAAGTCTCATAGGCCTTCTCAAATTCACTGAACTTGAACTCATGTGTAACCAGTGGTGTAGGGTCTAGAGACTTGTCAGAGACTCGCTTCAACAGGTCTTTAGTGGAGTATGTGGCTACCAAACCGGTGGTGATAGCAATGTTCTTGATCCATAGGTCTTGCAGTTGTAAATCCACTTTAGTGCCGTGAACACCAACATTGGCAATACGGCCACCTGGGGCGATAATCTCTTCACAAGTTGCAAACGTGTCAGGAACACCAACACACTCAATGGCAACATCGACACCTGGCTCCAGGTCGTTCTCCTTGACGCGGACAGTGGCATTGACAATATCATAAACAGCATCTTTGACACTGCTGACCTTGGTTGGGTTGACTGCCTTGGTGGCTCCCAATTTCAAGGAGGCACTCAGTCTTTCATCGTTAGTGTCAATCATAATAATTTCAGAAGGCTCAAAGGCTTTGACAGTCAGCAGAGCGGCAAGACCAACTGGACCGGCGCCGACAATGGCAACTGAGTCTCCCTTTTGGACATTTCCGGCAAGAACACCAACTTCGTAAGCAGTAGGTAAGATGTCAGACAGCATCAGAACTGCCTTTTCATCTGCTTCATGAGGAATACGGTGCAATGAGAAGTCTCCATATGGGATACGGACAAACTCAGCCTGCGTACCGTTCAAATCGTGACCTAATTTCCATCCACCGGTCTTGCAATGACTCTGCAAGTTTCTCTTACAGTAGTAACAGCTTCCACAACTGGTGATGCATGAAACCAGCACCTTATCACCAATGCTGAAGTTTTTGACGTTATCACCGATAGATTCGACGACTCCAATTGCTTCATGACCCAAGACGGTTTCAGGTTTGACCTCTGGAACATCACCTTTCAAGATGTGCAAGTCTGTTCCGCAGATGGTAGTAGCCACCGTCTTAACGATGACATCTGTTGGGTGCAAGATAGTTGGTTTAGGGAAGTTTTTCCAGGCGAAGACGTTCTTACCACCGTACACGAGGGCTTTCATCACAGACATTGGTTATGGGGAATTGACTATCTTCGAGTTAAAGTTCAATAGTAGAAGTAAAATATAAATTGATATTGAGCAGGGAGTAGGGGGCGGGGGTCCTGAGCTTTTTTATATACTATAGTATTTATACCCAGTTAGGGTGATATGATGATTTTATTTGGGTGAGGAACGTTCTCAACCATATTGCCCTTATCGTACGACGGCCTGCGCAAGAGTCGCTAACGTGCATTTTTCAGTACTCGCTCCTACTAAAGCGTAAATTCGTTTGGAGCCAATTTGGCTGTGGAAGACCACTTCACGCTGGTCATTTGTCTGTAGACCTTCCGCCAGTTGACTCCACTCTGACTTCTTCAATCGCTTAGCAGGCAAATGCAATTGATTGGCGCTCTCCTCTGATGTAATTTCTACACCTTCGAAGTGGAGTGATTCGCCCTCTCTCCCGGACATTGGCGGCTCGACCAATTCCACTTTCCCCGACTTTTCCCCTGCCAAAAGCATTGCCTCCGATGTTACACCTCTCATCTTCGATGGCTTGAGGTTTGTGACCACAACGACCCGTCGCTGAAGCAATTCGGGAACTGAAAAGTAGTCCACCAAGCCGCTGCAAACGGTTAGGGTGTTGGATGTACCCGAGGCATAATTGTTTCCCACAGAAATCGACGAGACATAAAGTTTGTCTGCATTTGGATGTTTCACGACGTCCACAATTCGACCTATTTTGAATTCAGGTCTGCTAAGGAGAGCAATTGCGTTTGTAGCTGTAGAGAAATGCCGTTTCAAGTAACGGAAGGACATTTTCTGGCTGGTTGGTACCAATTGAGAGAGAAGAGTCAGATTGAAGTTGAGGCCGAAGAAAAGTAGGTGGGATCAggtctgaaaaattgattaAAGCGAGgtcaaaaccaaaaaggGAAATATTGTTTGAGAATAAACGTATAGTCAGCTGTCTTGTTAATACTTACTAATCGCCTACAATGGCAAAATGTTCGGTAATGGCCCAACTGGAGTGATACCCAGTGGATTGATCTGGGGATGAGACTTTGTGTAGTGGAACTTAATATGGTCAAAGTGTACTGTGTCCTTCAACTCGGGATAATTCCAATACAAACGTCTCAACCACTTGTGGATGTTGGGGTAATCAAATCGAATCATTCCAATGTTACATTTGAAATGCTGAACGTAAACAGGGTCAAATCTGATAATGGTTACGAATAGTCTGATATCTGCCTCAGTCAATTGATCGCCCACTATGAATTCTTGGCCGTCATTTGACAGCTCATCCTCAACTTTATCGAGATGGGCAAACACCTTTTTGACCTCTTCTTCATAAACTTCTTGCTTTCCAGCAAAACCAGCCTTATAAACACCGTTGTTGATGTTATTATAAATCCAGTCATTGGTTTGGTCAATTTGAGCTTGCAAAGATTCTGGATACAGGTCCAACTTTGCTTGTTCGTGTTTACCATCCTTCTCTAACAACTCGTTAAAAGCAGTATTGAATATTCTTATAATCTCCGAACTTTCGTTGTTTACGATCGTATGCTGTTTCTTATCCCACAAGACAGGCACAGTGAATCGTCCTTCATAATTGGGGTTGGCCCGGTAATACAATTCACTCAGTCGCTTGTACCCATACAATTTATCCGGAGTGGCCCCTTCACAAGGGTCGTCGTTGGAAGGAAACCTCCAACCTTTGCTATCCATATGCCAATGCACAACACTATAGTCAAGGTAGTCTTCCAAGCCCTTCAACTTTCTGGCGATAAGGGTCCTGTTGGCCCAAGGGCACGCGTAGGACACATAAAGATGGTATCTGTCTGGCTCCACAGGGAATTTCGGGTCTTTGCCAATTACGCTTCTAAAGGAGCTGTCCTGTCGTTTGAACTCTCCTTTGGCGTTgtggaatttttgaatgtCAATTTTGCTCATGTTACGTACTTGTCGGAAACAGCTGCGGGAAAACAGTTCCATTTATATAAGACAGAAGAGCAAAAGTAAGGGCAGTACCGAAGAGCAAACTGCCCCAGGCAGAACTAGGCCACGCCTCACACCCCATCTCACACCCCCATAAATTCTGAGGTAAGGATCTCTAGCTTACTCATACTTTTGTCAGCGTTGGCAGGGTAGCAGTGGTTCTGCGTTTGTCTGCCTGCAACACTTCTTATAATAGGTTGACGATAAGCAAGATTTCTGAGCCGCACTAGTGTGTGGCTGCTACACGGTACGTCGGTTGTACATCTACGTTACTAGATCGATGCTAGATGTAGTAATTTACATTCATCAAGAAATAATCCTTCCCTTGTTCCATTCCGTCTATATACATCCCCCATTCGATCAACGACCATGAATGGGCTTGGGATTCATGTCCGGGAGCATAGTGGGGAGCAACAGGATGACCTGCTGCCTTCGTTGCCAGCATCGGCCTCTCAATTTGAACCACCATTGGAGGCTTTGGAGTCCAAGACTTCAAACTACAGTTCTGCAGTGTCCCTGGCGCAAATACCCCTGGACACCTCTACCAGCGGCATAGACCTGTCAGATATTAAAGTGAGCAGTCCTACCCTTGATGAGTCATCCAcgtttgatgaaaaaatagaCGGAGATAGAACTTTATCCAAGCGCTTCAGGACTTCGTTTGCAAAACTAAGAATTCAGTCGAAAGTTGTGCCTGCTCATGAGACTGATGATACGCATACCCTCAAAAAGATGAGATCCGGTCTTCTGAGGAAGTGGATCTCCCATGATAACACTGGTACAGATTATGACACACCGCTTAGTCAAACAAATTCGAAACCTAGATCTTCTCCCACGTTAGTTACACAAACAATAAATGTACCCTCAAGATCTTCCAGCCCATCTTTTCATACCATAGCATCAACATCAGCTACAACCTCAGATTTTAAAGGTTTCGAAACTTCCCCAGTAATAAGTGTaaatgaaaagttttttggAACTACCTCAGCTATAGCTACTCACAGTACTCTACAGAATACCAATGAGAAGGTCTTTGTGAACATATTCGATgaacttcaattttggaagaaactgCGCTCAGACAAAGCTCGTGGGTTTGAAATTACCGAGTCTAGACTTAAGAGTTCAGGCTGGTCGTCAAGCCAAGATATCGAGGAGCTTCGGAGACACAAGGAAGCTTCGTTACACATTtatgatgaaaaaataaaaagcCTGGAAGAAAGGCTACAAGGAGATTGAAACTTTACTCCTCTACATAGAAAGTATCATTAGAATAAAAAAAGATTGCAGCACCTGAGTTTCGCGTATGGTCTCCCACTACACTACTCGGTCAGGCTCTTAGCAGCTTAACTACGGTTGATCGGACGGGAAACGGTGCTTTCTGCTAGATATGGCCGCAACCGGAAGCTTTGGTTTATCTTCGTACTACTGTAGTTGGGACTTAGAACCTAAGAGGCATCTCGTGGGAAGAATATTGGAACCTTTCATCATTGACTTGATATATTTACTCGATGATGTCTATTCTATGGGAATTATATTATTTATTACCATATTTATAAAAATGACTGATATATAACAATCCtattcaaagaattatCCTGAGGAGAGTCTGTAATACTACTGACTTTTGGACTGACCAGATACAGTACAAGAAAATCTCTGGGACTTCTCCTCCTGTCAATTAAACCCACATGTCACTTTGCTGTTCTTGCTGCAAACCGGGACATGTAATCAAATAGTTATGCAATGAAGTGACTAGACCAAACAATCTGCCAGAGCCGCCGCTACCGTTTTATTATTAGATGCGGAGAGTGCTTCTATGCATAAATCGAGAACCCCCAATGTACAAAACCGAACGAACCTCATGCCCAACTGAATATTACATTTCCTCATCATagttccttctttctgCAAGGTCTGATCTGTTTGGGGTTGATTCTTTAAAAACAGCGCCATGTCTTCGACCAAAACAGAGAATGCCAAAGAAAGTCTTCGTAGAGGAACTTCTAATTTTTGGATCAGAAGGTATTGGGCCAGCTTCGTTCGTTTCCCCATTTTGAATAAAC
This window of the Komagataella phaffii GS115 chromosome 2, complete sequence genome carries:
- a CDS encoding Bifunctional enzyme with alcohol dehydrogenase and glutathione-dependent formaldehyde dehydrogenase yields the protein MSVMKALVYGGKNVFAWKNFPKPTILHPTDVIVKTVATTICGTDLHILKGDVPEVKPETVLGHEAIGVVESIGDNVKNFSIGDKVLVSCITSCGSCYYCKRNLQSHCKTGGWKLGHDLNGTQAEFVRIPYGDFSLHRIPHEADEKAVLMLSDILPTAYEVGVLAGNVQKGDSVAIVGAGPVGLAALLTVKAFEPSEIIMIDTNDERLSASLKLGATKAVNPTKVSSVKDAVYDIVNATVRVKENDLEPGVDVAIECVGVPDTFATCEEIIAPGGRIANVGVHGTKVDLQLQDLWIKNIAITTGLVATYSTKDLLKRVSDKSLDPTPLVTHEFKFSEFEKAYETSQNAATTKAIKIFLSAD
- a CDS encoding Protein that binds tRNA and methionyl-and glutamyl-tRNA synthetases (Mes1p and Gus1p) gives rise to the protein MSFRYLKRHFSTATNAIALLSRPEFKIGRIVDVVKHPNADKLYVSSISVGNNYASGTSNTLTVCSGLVDYFSVPELLQRRVVVVTNLKPSKMRGVTSEAMLLAGEKSGKVELVEPPMSGREGESLHFEGVEITSEESANQLHLPAKRLKKSEWSQLAEGLQTNDQREVVFHSQIGSKRIYALVGASTEKCTLATLAQAVVR
- a CDS encoding Omega class glutathione transferase, whose translation is MELFSRSCFRQVRNMSKIDIQKFHNAKGEFKRQDSSFRSVIGKDPKFPVEPDRYHLYVSYACPWANRTLIARKLKGLEDYLDYSVVHWHMDSKGWRFPSNDDPCEGATPDKLYGYKRLSELYYRANPNYEGRFTVPVLWDKKQHTIVNNESSEIIRIFNTAFNELLEKDGKHEQAKLDLYPESLQAQIDQTNDWIYNNINNGVYKAGFAGKQEVYEEEVKKVFAHLDKVEDELSNDGQEFIVGDQLTEADIRLFVTIIRFDPVYVQHFKCNIGMIRFDYPNIHKWLRRLYWNYPELKDTVHFDHIKFHYTKSHPQINPLGITPVGPLPNILPL